Proteins from a genomic interval of Schistocerca piceifrons isolate TAMUIC-IGC-003096 chromosome 3, iqSchPice1.1, whole genome shotgun sequence:
- the LOC124790065 gene encoding elastin-like, producing the protein MKLLIVLSALVAVALATPGYLGAGAYLGAGAYLGAAGVAPVIGSAPGLVAPQPPAPVVVGGLAAYGPANIVLGPEGVPLDTPAVAAARVQHLSARLAVQSRGSGSAAAAAAAAAAAAGAYAVPAAVAAPAVAAVAPAAYGVPGLAGLAAAKALYHG; encoded by the exons ATGAAGCTCCTG ATCGTCCTGAGTGCCTTGGTGGCAGTGGCTCTGGCCACGCCCGGCTACCTGGGGGCGGGCGCCTACCTGGGGGCGGGCGCCTACCTGGGGGCGGCAGGCGTCGCCCCCGTCATCGGCTCGGCTCCGGGCCTCGTCGCCCCACAGCCGCCGGCCCCCGTGGTGGTGGGCGGCCTGGCAGCCTACGGCCCCGCTAACATCGTGCTAGGACCGGAGGGCGTGCCCCTGGACACGCCTGCGGTGGCCGCCGCCAGAGTGCAGCACCTGTCCGCGCGTCTCGCCGTGCAATCTCGCGGGTCGGGtagcgcagccgccgccgccgccgctgccgccgccgccgccggcgcctacGCCGTGCCCGCAGccgtcgccgcccccgccgtcgccgccgtcgccCCCGCCGCCTACGGCGTTCCTGGACTCGCAGGCCTCGCTGCCGCCAAGGCTCTCTACCACGGCTGA
- the LOC124789795 gene encoding cuticle protein 16.5-like isoform X2, whose amino-acid sequence MKCLIVLSAVVAVALAKPGFLGAGVAAPAYAAGLAAAVQPAPVYVGGIHPGLAAYGPANIVVGPGGYNLNTPDVAAARGAHLAAVAQTRARDAAINGAALAAASAAAYGAYAAPAVVAAPAVAAVAPAAVAAPGLLAAPGSLAALKAAYHG is encoded by the coding sequence ATCGTCCTGAGTGCTGTCGTGGCCGTGGCCCTTGCCAAGCCCGGCTTCCTGGGGGCGGGCGTCGCCGCCCCCGCCTACGCCGCAGGCCTCGCTGCCGCCGTCCAGCCAGCTCCTGTCTATGTGGGCGGCATCCACCCCGGCCTCGCCGCCTACGGTCCGGCCAACATCGTCGTCGGGCCAGGTGGCTACAACCTGAACACCCCTGACGTGGCCGCCGCCAGGGGCGCCCACCTGGCCGCCGTCGCCCAGACGAGGGCCCGCGACGCCGCCATCAACGGTGCCGCcctcgccgccgcctccgccgcagcCTACGGCGCTTACGCCGCCCCCGCTGTcgtcgccgcccccgccgtcgccgCCGTCGCTCCTGCGGCTGTCGCTGCTCCTGGCCTATTGGCTGCTCCCGGATCCCTGGCTGCCCTCAAGGCTGCCTACCACGGCTAA
- the LOC124789795 gene encoding cuticle protein 16.5-like isoform X1, whose translation MKCLIVLSAVVAVALAKPGFLGAGVAAPAYAAGLAAAVQPAPVYVGGIHPGLAAYGPANIVVGPGGYNLNTPDVAAARGAHLAAVAQTRARDAAINGAALAAASAAAYGAYAAPAVVAAPAVAAVAPAAVAAPGLLAAPGSLAALKAAYHG comes from the exons ATGAAGTGCTTG ATCGTCCTGAGTGCTGTCGTGGCCGTGGCCCTTGCCAAGCCCGGCTTCCTGGGGGCGGGCGTCGCCGCCCCCGCCTACGCCGCAGGCCTCGCTGCCGCCGTCCAGCCAGCTCCTGTCTATGTGGGCGGCATCCACCCCGGCCTCGCCGCCTACGGTCCGGCCAACATCGTCGTCGGGCCAGGTGGCTACAACCTGAACACCCCTGACGTGGCCGCCGCCAGGGGCGCCCACCTGGCCGCCGTCGCCCAGACGAGGGCCCGCGACGCCGCCATCAACGGTGCCGCcctcgccgccgcctccgccgcagcCTACGGCGCTTACGCCGCCCCCGCTGTcgtcgccgcccccgccgtcgccgCCGTCGCTCCTGCGGCTGTCGCTGCTCCTGGCCTATTGGCTGCTCCCGGATCCCTGGCTGCCCTCAAGGCTGCCTACCACGGCTAA